The nucleotide sequence AACCTAAACAGTTTTCTTTTCTTAAGCCTGTTGTACGGATCACCGGAACGTTCTAGCCTCTTTTGGTTATCGTCAATTAGTTTGTTGTACTTGTATGCCCATTCATCATACCTGGCGCGGTACAGTACCACATCTTTGTCTTCGTCCATTATCTCTTTTTGGAGCTCTGAGATTTCTTCATCGTCTTCCAATTCCTCTGTTTCTTCAATTAATTCAAAAGACTTCTTTATCACTTTATCTGTTGCCAAATCGTAACTGTCTATCTGCTCATCTGTTAAAGATTCAGGCTGATACCTCATTTGCAACAAGTCATCAAAGTCCTTTTGCAGTTCGGAAGTTTTTGGTTCTTCGACACCTCTCACATTAGAAATTTCACCAATAAGCCTGTCTATATCAGCAAGTTTTCGGTCATCGGCGGCCATCATTACATGCCATGCCTGATCCATACTGTCTACCACAGTGTCTACCTCTTTTTTGACTTTAGCTTTTTTGCTCATGCCGCCAAAGAGACCTCTTTGACCACATGATGTGGCAATTAAACAAATACAAATTATAAAAATATTTATCGTTAAAAGCTTTCTCATTGTTGAATCTGAAATAAAGGTTTCTTATTTAAAGAACCATTGATTGAGTCTATTGTTTTTAAGGTTTCTTTGTTCTCCTCAATAAACTGGTTGTATATTAGTGCATAGTCGTCGTAGTCTTTCCTATATTTCCAAAGTGTCATATCAGCTTCAGTAATATCTTCTATGAGTTCAGGTACGATAGAATGTTTGGAAAGTTCGGGTGTGTTTTGGGTCAAATCAAAAGTAGCTCTGATTAAGCTGTCTGTAGCTGCATCATAAGCATCTATGCTTTCATCGGCCATGTTTTCTTGGACGTATCTTTTACTTATCAGGTTTTCAGCCATTTTGCTGATACTGTCTAGGGCTATTTGGTTGTACCTTTTGCAGTAACTTACTTCTTGTAAAAGCCTTTTTATGTCTGCTATTTTTTGGTCATCAGAACGCATCATTTCGGCCCAATAGAAATCTACACTGTCACATATTTGTTGGTATTCTGCGACTATTGCTTCTGGACTTGATGGGATTGCCTTTTCATGGGTTTCTTTCTTTTCTTGCTTCTCCGATGTCTTTTTCTCGCAAAAGGTGAACAAACAGGTAGAGGCTATCGCAATAATTGCAATAAAAAATCTTTTCATAGTATTCTTAAATTTATGCAGAAACAATTATAAAAATAATTTACGTTCCTTTAAAACAACGATTTAATTATCTTTATATTTCTTTACCTGTGACAGGTATTGTTTCTGTTTGGTAAGTTGTTTACTGATAGTTTGTTATGGGTTTGTTGGTGGAGCTGTTTTATTCTGCTTATGGCATGGTTTACTTTATATGTCAATTTGTAAATCAGTTTATAGCAAGTTTAGTATTTTATTTTTTTAAATTTGTTAATGATCAGGGCAATCTTCGGGCAATTAAAAACTCACAGATACGTTTCTGTTTCGTTGATATTATATGTTATGGATAAAAAATACGCAGTTTTTTTATTTTTTCTCTTACTAACTAATCTTCCTTTTTTAAGCCATGCCCAGTTTACCGCACCCAAATATAGTAATGAGTTTTTAAATATAGGGGTAGGCGCCAGGGCGTTGGGTATGTCTGGTGCACAAACTGCGATTGCCAATGATGTGACTGCTGGGTATTGGAATCCCGCTGGGTTGCTGCATATGGAATCTAAGTATGAAGTGTCATTGATGCATGCGGAATATTTCGCAGGTATTGCAAAATATGACTACGCTGCTTTTGCTACCAGAATAGACTCCAACAGTGTTTTAGCTATTACCGGTATTCGTTTTGGCGTTGATGATATTCCTGATACACGGTTTTTATATGATAATAACGGGGCGATAAACTATAACAATATCCGGTTTTTCTCAGCCGCAGACTATGGTTTTTTACTTTCTTATGCCAGACAAACGCCTTCTATACCGGGCCTGAGGATGGGCGCCAATGTTAAGGTGATCCATCGTGTGGTAGGCCAATTTGCTAATGCATGGGGTTTCGGATTAGATGCGGGTATTCAATATGACCATAAAAAATGGCGTTTCGGAGCTGTGGCCAGAGATGTTACAAGTACATTCAATGCTTGGAACCATAACACAGCCCTCGTGAAAGATATTTACTTGCAAACAGGTAATGATATCCCTGTTAATTCCATAGAAGTTACTTTACCAAGGCTGATAATAGGAGTAGGACGGGAGTTTTCTCTTTTTGAAGATAGAATAGGCATTTTAGCGTCTGTAGATCTTGTTAGCACTTTCGATGGGATGCGAAACACGTTGCTTAAGACAAACTTGGTTTCTGTTGACCCTTACGCCGGGCTTGAGATTGATTATAAGAAAATTGTCTATATTAGAGGTGGTGTAGGTAATATTCAAGAAGTAAAAGATTGGGATGATAAAACTTATACCAGTATCCAGCCAAATTTTGGTATAGGTGTGAAAATCTATAAGTTTTCTATTGACTATGCTTTGACAAATATTGGTGACATGTCAGAGGTGTTGTACTCGAACGTTTTTTCTCTCAAACTTGCCATTTAGTGTAGCTAATGAAGCATGCAATATTATTAAAATACCTCTTTTTGTGTATTGCATTTTTGGTGCATTTCGTGGCGCTTGGACAAAGTGATTTTTTTTCATGGATCGAATCTGGCAATCAATATCTTAAGATTACAACCGCACAAACGGGGATACATTATATCAGTAATGACAAACTCGCTGCTGCAGGTGTGCCATTAAATAATCCTGATGCGATCAAATTGTATCATCGTGGTGTAGAACAGGCGATAGATGTCACCTCCGAAGGCCTTTATTTTTATGGTAAGGAAAACGATGGTACGTTAGACGCTCATTTATATGTCAATAACGCACAGCCGCACCCTTGGTACAACCTTTTCTCTGACAGTACTGCTTATTTCTTGACGTGGTCCAGTGCTTCGGGAAAGAGAATGGAGACGATAGAAGCTGTTTCTTCTGAAAGCCCTGATACCTATCATATGCAGGAGCTTATTAAGGTATACACAGATAACTATTCTGAAGGAATGGTTTATAACACTTATAATACCTTATCGGAATTCGACCTTGGTGAAGGGTGGACTGGCCCTATTGTTTCGCGCGCTGCCAATGCGGCTACTGTTACCCATACCGTAGAGTTGGAAACCCAAAACTTATATGCGCAAGGTAAGGATGCTAAGGTGGAGGTTGTATTGGCAGGGAGGAACCGCCTTCCCCATGATGTAACTGTCTTGGTTGGAAATCCCAACGCTCCGGCCACTAGTTCTTCTGTCAGCTCTTTTACCTCTTATAGAACCAGAAAGGTTTTACTGCAAGTGCCTATGTCTGCTTTTTCGGCAGATGGTAAACTTAGTCTTTCTATCAGGTTGAACAGTGGCAGTGCCGCTGACGCTGTTTCTATCTCAGCTATTAGACTTCTGTATCCGCAGTCTTTTAACATGGGTGGTACACTTGCACAACACTTTAGATTGTCGGAGAATGCTTCAGGAAACTCTAATTTGGAATTGCCTGGAGCACCTGCCAATGCAGTAGTCTATGATATAACAGATGAAAATAATATTTTTAAAATTGCTTCTCAAGTAGAGAACAATACACTACGAGCTGCTGTACCTAATACTACTGCATCAAGGAAGATCTTGGTCAATAGTAATGAAAACCTCATTACAGTAGACCAGCTAAAAGCTGTAGAAATGCATACTTATCGTAATGCAGATGCTCATAATGCAAACTTTATTTTGTTGTCTCATCCTACCCTATGGTCGGCTGCGTCCGAGTATGCTTCTTACCGTCGTTCTGGCACAGGGGGCGGCCACAAAGTTCTTTTAGCTGATGTAGAAAAAATTTATGACCAATTTTCGTATGGGGAGAAAACACCTTTGGCCATACATAATTTCTGTAAGTATCTTGTAGAAAATGGAAACCCTGAATACCTTTTTATTTTTGGAAAAGGGCTGACCGTTAATTTTCATGGAAATACAGCCCAAGGCAATCGTTTCTACAGACATGACCCGCACGCTTTTATCAACAATAGCCATGCAGATTTTCGACTTCAGGATTTTATACCGCCTGCCGGAGTACCTGGAACGGATAATTTATATGTTATGGGGCTAATAGATTCCCTTCCGAGTCATAACCTTGCGGTTCCCGTTGGTCGTGCACCAGTTAGAAATTTGGCTGAAGCGCGTGCTTATCTGCAAAAGGTTAAAGACCATGAATCATTGGACAGTCGACAGCTTTGGAGAAAGCACTTGGTACATATAAGTGGAGGAACGAGTGAATATCAGCAAAATTCCTTCCGAAACAATGTTAACAACCTTAGAGCTATTGTTGAAGATACAGTGTTTGGTGGAAATGTTGTCGCAACTTATTCCAAGCAAAACACAAACACTGTGGACGATGCGTTTCGGGAGTCTTTTTCCAGTATTGTCAATGAAGGGATTTCCTATATGACTTTTTTTGGACATTCGGCTCCCGCTTTGACTGAAGTGGATATTGGATATGTTTCTAACCCTTTGCATGGGTACAATAATTACAAAAAGTATCCGATGATCTTGATGAACGGTTGTAACTCAGGTAATCCTTATGTAAAAACTTCTATTACAGAGGACTGGATTATAACACAGAACAAAGGAGCGATTCTTGTGCTAGGGCATACTGATTATGGGTTAACAGACCAATTGTACTATTTCAGCCGGTCTTTTTACCAGACAGCCTTTAGAAGCAGGGTGTTTTCTGGAAGGTCGGTTGGTAAAATACATCAGCGGGTAGTCAGGAACTTTATGTACAACAATGCTTCTAACCGAACGCAGGTTCAACAGATGATGTTGCAGGGCGACCCTTCTGTAAAAGTTTATGCGCCAACTTTGCCTGATTATCATATTACGGGTGATAATATCTTTTTGGAATCTTTTGACGATAATCCTGTTACTGCAGTCTCAGATTCTTTTCAGGTTGGTATCGTAATTACCAATTTCGGACACTTTTATCGTGACGATTCGGTAACTGTGGCCTTGTCAAGAACTATCAATGGGTTAACTTCCCAACTTGGACAAATACGTGTGCCTGGAATAGCCTATAAAGATACTTTGTACCACACGGTTCATTCAAGAGATGCCAATACCTTTGGTATGAATGTTTTTGATGTAGTTATAGATCCAGAAGGTGAAATAGAAGAATCTGACCGTACTAATAATGCAGCATCCTTAAGTTATTTTATGCCACTAACGGGTGTTTCTCCTGTCTTTCCTAAGGAATATGGAATTGTTAGCGAATTGCCTGTTACCTTAATAGCTCAATCCACAGACCTGCTGATTGGAGAAAAAGATTATTATATTGAATTAGATACATCACATACTTTTAATAGTCCCTTTAGGAAGTCTTCTATAATTAACTCAGGGTCTTTGTTAAAGTGGGATGTTCCATCTTTGTTGCCAGAGACGCCAGCTAATGATAGCACTGTTTATTATTGGCGTGCGAGGTTTAATGAGATACCAACAGGGCAAGATACTTTATGGGCAAATAGCTCTTTTATTTATATTAAAGATAGCCCGAATGGTTGGTCTCAAAGTGCATTCCCTCAGTTTTACAGAGCTTCCCTGGACGATGTGGTTAGGGATAAAGATACACGCCGCTGGGACTTTGAACCGGTGCAAACAAGAATTGTAGCAGCTTCGGCGGGTGCAGAATATGAAGATCATTACAATGGTTCCATACCTAATACCGAGCTTGCCATTAATGATCGAGCTTTGGTTTTTTACAGAAATGAAATCCCGAGGGGGAGCTGTACCGCAAATTCTATTTTGGCTGTAGGCTTTAACCGGTCAACCAGTAGACCGTATGCGTTGACCGGAAATCCCTGTGGACACAATCAATATGCAGACCAGACGCGTGTGATCAATGCCATTACGGCTCCGAGTGTTTTGGAAAATGTGCTTAATGAACTCCCTGATAACGATCATATTTTGTTGATGAGTTATGGCAATGTAAACTTAAGTGCTTGGGGATTGAAAGAGATACTTGAAGAACGATTTGGGTTTGAAAATATCGATAGCCTTTCTGCTGGCAAACCTTTTGTCTTAATAGGTAAAAAACATCCCGAGAATACCCCAGTTGCAGAAAGGCAACCTCTTTTAAATCTTTATGGCGATGCAGATGATATCGTGCATGCAGATATTTCCATTAATGGAAAGAGGGATAGGGGGCGTATTGCTTCTACTGTTATAGGCCCTTCTTCAGGATGGGGCAAACTGTACCGTGATATAAAAGTAAAAGGTGAGCATAAAGAGTGGAAAATGACCATAAAAGGCTATGACCTTGAACAAAAAAATCCTGTAGAGTTGTACCGTGGAATGCCTGATGATTCTTTAGACTTGGGTTTTATAAACCATGAGCAATATCCCTTTATCAGGTTGGTTGCCTATATTTCGGATACGGTAAACTTACAAGCGCCACAATTGAAACGTTGGCAGGTGATTTATAACGGCGTTCCAGAAGGTACATTAAACACTACTTTGGCTGGTGTTGAGCAATACAAGGTGGAAGATAGGGTAGAGGGGGATAGTGTTAGGTTGAATTTTATTTTTGAGAATATATCAGACCTTGATTTTAAGGATACTGTTAAAGTTCAATATACGCTTAGAGCTAACAATGAGGTGAAAATAGAAGAAGTGGTGCCTATAGGAAAGTTGAAGGCTTGGGAAAAACTAAAGTTTGAGTATGCAGTGCCTACGAGAAATGCAGCCGGTAAGAATGATTTTCAGGTCTATGTTAACCCGAAGCTTCAACCGGAGGTTTATTATCACAATAACCTATTAAACCTAAATTATACTGTTGAAAAAGATATGACCAGTCCTGTACTGGATGTAGCTTTCGACGGAATTCACATTATGGATGGAGATATCGTTTCTCCGAGTCCAATGATCAACATCTCAATTAATGACGAAAATAAATATCTTTTGAAGAAAGATACAGCAGAAATGCGTATTTTTCTTAAAGCTCCGTGTGAAAACTGCGATTTTAAACAGGTGTTTTTTACTGATCCGGAAATAGTCAATTATGGACAATCGGCTGATAAGAAAAATAGTTTTAAGGTCGACTACAACCCCAAAAATCTGGCGGATGGAATTTATACCTTGCGTATTCAAGGGGCTACCGACGAATCGGGGAATAGTTCAGGTGGGCCTTTTGAAATAAAATTTGAGGTAGTCAATGAAGCTTCCATTACTAATATTTACCCATATCCTAACCCTTTTTCCAGTAGCACCAGGTTCGTATTTACCTTAACGGGCAGTGAGATCCCTCGTGATATGAAAATTCAAATCATGACTGTAACAGGCAAAGTGGTCAGAGAAATTATGATGGAAGAACTGGGGCCTTTGAGGATAGGAAACAATATTACAGAGTATGCTTGGGACGGTACAGATGAGTTTGGTGACAGGTTGGCCAATGGTGTCTACCTTTATCGAGTTGTAATTAGGGACGGTGACGATCTAAATCACCGCCAAACAGCAGGGGACAAAGGTTTTAAGAAAGGTTATGGGAAAATGTATATTTTAAGGTAATGTTAGGCGAGATTTATTGATGCTACTATGTAAGACCAAGATGAAATAAGCAATAGGACTTTTTAACACCCCGATCCTATTGCCTAATTTTAAATAGCCCTATTGGTCTTTCTTTTTATAGAACTTCTTTTTTCTAAATGGCTTTCTTCCGCCTTTCTTTTTGTTGATAAGAGCTTTGTATTCAGGCGCAGGTCCAAACTGTTCAGGAACAGGTATTTTTTCTACATCCTTACCCATCAACTGCTCAATTCTCCGAAACTTTCTTTGATCTTTTTCATTGATAAAGGAGATTGCTCTTCCTTTAGTGGCGGCACGTGCGGTCCTGCCTATCCGGTGAATATAATCTTCAGCGTCACCAGGGATGTCATAATTGATGACAAGGTCGATGTTTTCTATATCTATTCCTCTTGAGATAAGGTCAGTACCTATTAAGATACGGAATTGTCTGTTCTTGAAGTTGTTGAAAATAGCTTCCCTTTCAGGTTGCTCAAGGTCAGAGTGGATGGCGTTTGCATCTAGTCCAGCTTTTTTAAGGGTTTTGTTAAGCTCCCTTACATTTTGTTTGGTTGAAGCAAAAATGATAATGCTTTCCAGCTCCTCTGCTTTTAGCACCTCTTGTAAAATGGGCAGTTTCTGTTCCTCATGTACCACGTATGCCTCTTGGCGTATTTTTTCGGCTGGCATGGAAACGGCAATGTTGATTTGTACAGGATCATTCATTAGTTCTGAAGCCAGCTTTCTTATTTTAGGCGGCATGGTAGCAGAAAGTAAAATGTTCTGACGGTCTGCTGGAAGCTGCCTGATGATTTTAACAATGTCATCATAAAAGCCCATGTCCATCATTTTGTCTGCTTCATCTAGTACAAGGTGTTTGATTTCTTTTGTGTTTACATATCCAGAAGCAAGGTGACTGATAAGCCTACCTGGGGTAGCAATGATTACATCAGCGCCTCCTTTTTTTAAGGCTTTTCTTTCTCTTTCATAAGCAGCCCCGTCTCCGCCTCCTGTGATAGGGAAAGTCTCAACGGAGGTGAAATATGTAAGCCCTTCAGCTACCTGATCTACCTGACTGGCTAATTCACGTGTAGGAACAATAATAATTGTGCTCAGGTTACGGCTTTCTTGTTTTAAAGCATGGTTAATAACTGGCAACAGGTATGCGGCAGTCTTTCCTGTTCCTGTTTGTGCACAAGCTATTATGTCTTTTCCTGACATGATTTCAGGTATGGCTTGAGCTTGAATAGGGGTGGGGGTCTTAAAATTCATTGATGACATGCCTTCATATAAGGCGCTGTCAAATTTAAAATCATCAAATGTCATAGGTTATTTGTTTCTAAACTGAGAAAAGCACATTACTTTTCTACCTTTCTCCTCTTTTAGTTTTTTGCTTCAGTTTGTGCTAAAAAATTTCTGTTCCCGATCCTCATAGACTGAGACAGTAACTAAAAACCATATTAGAAGTAGGCTAATATATCAATTATTTTAATTTAAACCAATTAACCGAATTTTTGGTTTCGTGGTACGGCAAATGTTTCCGGAATGGTAAGTAACAACAGAAGGTTGAATGTATATTTTTTCGGTTTGCTGATATAGCTACTCTAATTCTTTTAGCAAATCTTCCAAGTCAAGAGATTTCGTATACATGTCTAACGAACCGTCCATTTTTTTTGGCCACAGGTCTTTTGGTCTGTCCCAATAGAGTTCAATTCCGTTTGAGTCAGGATCATTAAGATATATTGCTTCAGAGACCCCATGATCTGATGCGCCCGATAAGGGGTAGTTGACATGCTGTAGCCGTTGGAGAATGGTTGCCAAGTCTTTTCTTGAAGGATATAATATGGCTGTGTGGAACAGTCCTACGGCATTTTTTGCTGCTGGGGGTGCATTTTTACTAAACCAAGTATTTAAACCTATGTGATGATGATACCCCCCAGCCGATATAAAGGCAGCATCTTTCCCGTAAGTGGTAGTCAATTCAAACCCCAAGAGTCCACAATAAAAGTCTAACGCTCGTTGCAGGTCGGAAACCTTAAGGTGTACATGACCTATTTGGGTTTTACTTGGGATAGAATAGCCTGATTTCATACGTATATAGGTTTATAGCGCTCGTCATTTACTAATTGCTATACTTTTTAAATATTAGAATGTTCTTCAGCCATAGCTGGTAATGAGGAAGGGGGGGCATGGTTTTTTAATAGAATAATTGTGGGGATGGTGTTCAATTGTGCGTTTCTTAACTACCTTTTTATCATAAATTTTCAATAAAGCCGTTTTTTAAATTAATTTTATTGAACTTTAAGGTTATTTTATTTGACTTTTTTTGTAATTTTCAACTAGTGTTATCTTTGATGAAATATTAATTATTGAAAATCATTGTTTTAAATAAATTAATTATCGTATGACTAGAATCACTGCACAAGGAGCTATTTTATTGTTTGGTACGCTACTATGCTTTTCAACTTTTGCTCAGACGGGGAAAAGCTTTCCGGGTTTGGTAGGTACCACTCTAACGGATCAGGAAATTAACCTTCCTGTGGATACAAAAGGAAAGTTTACTTTGTTAGGGCTGGCTTATTCAAAGAAAGCCGAAGATGATTTGGTTACATGGTATGAACCTGTATATAATACTTTTATCAATAAATCATCCACCCCCTCTCTCTTTGACTTTGACTATGATGTGAATTTGTATTTTGTTCCCATGTTTACTGGTGCGAGCAAAGCTGTTTCAGGAAAGGTCGTAAAAAAAATGCAAAAGAATGTTGATAAAAAGCTCCAACCTTATGTACTTGTCTATTCTGGCAAAATAGATGATTACAAAGATTATCTTGATTTGAGCAAAAAAGATACACCTTACTTTTTTGTGTTAGATAAAGATGGAAAAATCATTTATGCCACTTCCGGGGAGTTTTCAGAAGATAAACTTGATCAGATAGAAGAGTTGGTAGAAGAATGAGTAAATTCCTGGTCGTAATAACCGGCCCCACGGCTTGTGGCAAGACAGATCTTTGCGTTCGTTTGGCCAAGCATTTTCAAACGGAGGTGATATCTGCAGACTCCCGACAGTTTTTTCGTGAAATGAGTATTGGTACAGCCAAACCTGACATTAGCGAACTAGAAGGAGTTAAACATCACTTTATTGATTCTCATTCCGTTTTTGAAGAGTATAATGCTGGTCAATATGAGTCAGATGTTTTAAGCCTCCTTGCATTACTTTTTAAATCAAAGAACCCTGTAATAATGACAGGAGGGTCAGGTATGTACATTCAAGCTGTTTGTGAAGGTTTTGATGCGCTACCTGAAGGAAATGCTGAAGTAAGAGCGGAGCTTAACAGTTTGCTAAAGGAGCGAGGGCTAGAGGTTTTGTTAGAGGAGTTGAAAGAAAAAGATCCTGTTTACTTTAGCACGGTTGATAGGGCTAACCCGCAGCGGGTCATAAGGGCTTTGGAGGTAATAAGATGTTCAGGTAAACCATACTCATCATTTCGAAAGAAAGAGGCTTCTGAAAGACCCTTTAAAAGTATTAAGATTTGTATCGAGCGACCTCGGGAGGAGTTGTATGACCGTATCAATCGACGGGTAGATTTGATGATGGAACACGGTTTGCTAAAGGAGGCAGAAAGGCTTTATGAAAATCGTCATCTTAACCCATTGCAAACGGTCGGTTATCAGGAACTTTTTGATTTTATGGAGGGGAAAACCTCACTAGAAGAGGCCGTAGAATTAATTAAAAGAAATACCCGCAGGTATGCTAAAAGGCAAATAACCTGGTTTCGCCGCGATCCAGAAATGAACTGGTTTCCGGCAGGTGCGGAAAGGGAGATTCAAAAATTTATTGAAGACGCCATAAGACATTCATAAAAAAAGCCTGATCAATTCAGGCTTTTTTTATATCAACT is from Cytophagaceae bacterium ABcell3 and encodes:
- a CDS encoding C25 family cysteine peptidase codes for the protein MCIAFLVHFVALGQSDFFSWIESGNQYLKITTAQTGIHYISNDKLAAAGVPLNNPDAIKLYHRGVEQAIDVTSEGLYFYGKENDGTLDAHLYVNNAQPHPWYNLFSDSTAYFLTWSSASGKRMETIEAVSSESPDTYHMQELIKVYTDNYSEGMVYNTYNTLSEFDLGEGWTGPIVSRAANAATVTHTVELETQNLYAQGKDAKVEVVLAGRNRLPHDVTVLVGNPNAPATSSSVSSFTSYRTRKVLLQVPMSAFSADGKLSLSIRLNSGSAADAVSISAIRLLYPQSFNMGGTLAQHFRLSENASGNSNLELPGAPANAVVYDITDENNIFKIASQVENNTLRAAVPNTTASRKILVNSNENLITVDQLKAVEMHTYRNADAHNANFILLSHPTLWSAASEYASYRRSGTGGGHKVLLADVEKIYDQFSYGEKTPLAIHNFCKYLVENGNPEYLFIFGKGLTVNFHGNTAQGNRFYRHDPHAFINNSHADFRLQDFIPPAGVPGTDNLYVMGLIDSLPSHNLAVPVGRAPVRNLAEARAYLQKVKDHESLDSRQLWRKHLVHISGGTSEYQQNSFRNNVNNLRAIVEDTVFGGNVVATYSKQNTNTVDDAFRESFSSIVNEGISYMTFFGHSAPALTEVDIGYVSNPLHGYNNYKKYPMILMNGCNSGNPYVKTSITEDWIITQNKGAILVLGHTDYGLTDQLYYFSRSFYQTAFRSRVFSGRSVGKIHQRVVRNFMYNNASNRTQVQQMMLQGDPSVKVYAPTLPDYHITGDNIFLESFDDNPVTAVSDSFQVGIVITNFGHFYRDDSVTVALSRTINGLTSQLGQIRVPGIAYKDTLYHTVHSRDANTFGMNVFDVVIDPEGEIEESDRTNNAASLSYFMPLTGVSPVFPKEYGIVSELPVTLIAQSTDLLIGEKDYYIELDTSHTFNSPFRKSSIINSGSLLKWDVPSLLPETPANDSTVYYWRARFNEIPTGQDTLWANSSFIYIKDSPNGWSQSAFPQFYRASLDDVVRDKDTRRWDFEPVQTRIVAASAGAEYEDHYNGSIPNTELAINDRALVFYRNEIPRGSCTANSILAVGFNRSTSRPYALTGNPCGHNQYADQTRVINAITAPSVLENVLNELPDNDHILLMSYGNVNLSAWGLKEILEERFGFENIDSLSAGKPFVLIGKKHPENTPVAERQPLLNLYGDADDIVHADISINGKRDRGRIASTVIGPSSGWGKLYRDIKVKGEHKEWKMTIKGYDLEQKNPVELYRGMPDDSLDLGFINHEQYPFIRLVAYISDTVNLQAPQLKRWQVIYNGVPEGTLNTTLAGVEQYKVEDRVEGDSVRLNFIFENISDLDFKDTVKVQYTLRANNEVKIEEVVPIGKLKAWEKLKFEYAVPTRNAAGKNDFQVYVNPKLQPEVYYHNNLLNLNYTVEKDMTSPVLDVAFDGIHIMDGDIVSPSPMINISINDENKYLLKKDTAEMRIFLKAPCENCDFKQVFFTDPEIVNYGQSADKKNSFKVDYNPKNLADGIYTLRIQGATDESGNSSGGPFEIKFEVVNEASITNIYPYPNPFSSSTRFVFTLTGSEIPRDMKIQIMTVTGKVVREIMMEELGPLRIGNNITEYAWDGTDEFGDRLANGVYLYRVVIRDGDDLNHRQTAGDKGFKKGYGKMYILR
- a CDS encoding VOC family protein, translated to MKSGYSIPSKTQIGHVHLKVSDLQRALDFYCGLLGFELTTTYGKDAAFISAGGYHHHIGLNTWFSKNAPPAAKNAVGLFHTAILYPSRKDLATILQRLQHVNYPLSGASDHGVSEAIYLNDPDSNGIELYWDRPKDLWPKKMDGSLDMYTKSLDLEDLLKELE
- the miaA gene encoding tRNA (adenosine(37)-N6)-dimethylallyltransferase MiaA, with protein sequence MSKFLVVITGPTACGKTDLCVRLAKHFQTEVISADSRQFFREMSIGTAKPDISELEGVKHHFIDSHSVFEEYNAGQYESDVLSLLALLFKSKNPVIMTGGSGMYIQAVCEGFDALPEGNAEVRAELNSLLKERGLEVLLEELKEKDPVYFSTVDRANPQRVIRALEVIRCSGKPYSSFRKKEASERPFKSIKICIERPREELYDRINRRVDLMMEHGLLKEAERLYENRHLNPLQTVGYQELFDFMEGKTSLEEAVELIKRNTRRYAKRQITWFRRDPEMNWFPAGAEREIQKFIEDAIRHS
- a CDS encoding DEAD/DEAH box helicase, with the protein product MTFDDFKFDSALYEGMSSMNFKTPTPIQAQAIPEIMSGKDIIACAQTGTGKTAAYLLPVINHALKQESRNLSTIIIVPTRELASQVDQVAEGLTYFTSVETFPITGGGDGAAYERERKALKKGGADVIIATPGRLISHLASGYVNTKEIKHLVLDEADKMMDMGFYDDIVKIIRQLPADRQNILLSATMPPKIRKLASELMNDPVQINIAVSMPAEKIRQEAYVVHEEQKLPILQEVLKAEELESIIIFASTKQNVRELNKTLKKAGLDANAIHSDLEQPEREAIFNNFKNRQFRILIGTDLISRGIDIENIDLVINYDIPGDAEDYIHRIGRTARAATKGRAISFINEKDQRKFRRIEQLMGKDVEKIPVPEQFGPAPEYKALINKKKGGRKPFRKKKFYKKKDQ
- a CDS encoding PorV/PorQ family protein encodes the protein MDKKYAVFLFFLLLTNLPFLSHAQFTAPKYSNEFLNIGVGARALGMSGAQTAIANDVTAGYWNPAGLLHMESKYEVSLMHAEYFAGIAKYDYAAFATRIDSNSVLAITGIRFGVDDIPDTRFLYDNNGAINYNNIRFFSAADYGFLLSYARQTPSIPGLRMGANVKVIHRVVGQFANAWGFGLDAGIQYDHKKWRFGAVARDVTSTFNAWNHNTALVKDIYLQTGNDIPVNSIEVTLPRLIIGVGREFSLFEDRIGILASVDLVSTFDGMRNTLLKTNLVSVDPYAGLEIDYKKIVYIRGGVGNIQEVKDWDDKTYTSIQPNFGIGVKIYKFSIDYALTNIGDMSEVLYSNVFSLKLAI